Proteins encoded by one window of Superficieibacter sp. HKU1:
- the mtnN gene encoding 5'-methylthioadenosine/S-adenosylhomocysteine nucleosidase gives MKIGIIGAMEEEVTLLRDKIVNRQTLTSGGCEIYTGQLHGTDVALLKSGIGKVAAALGTTLLLEHCKPDVIINTGSAGGLAATLKVGDIVVSDEVRYHDADVTAFGYEYGQLPGCPAGFQADQTLIDAAEACITELNLNAVRGLVVSGDAFINGSVPLAKIRHHFPQAVAVEMEATAIAHVCHNFGTPFVVVRAISDVADQQSHLSFDEFLVVAAKQSTLMVETLVQKLARG, from the coding sequence ATGAAAATTGGCATTATTGGTGCTATGGAAGAAGAAGTTACGCTGCTGCGTGACAAAATCGTTAACCGCCAGACCCTGACGTCAGGCGGCTGCGAAATTTATACCGGTCAGCTCCACGGCACCGATGTTGCGCTGCTGAAATCAGGTATTGGCAAAGTCGCTGCGGCGCTGGGCACCACCCTGCTGCTGGAACACTGCAAACCTGACGTGATTATTAATACCGGCTCGGCGGGCGGTCTGGCCGCGACGCTGAAGGTGGGCGATATCGTGGTTTCTGACGAAGTACGCTATCACGATGCCGACGTCACCGCGTTTGGCTACGAGTACGGCCAGCTTCCGGGCTGCCCGGCGGGTTTTCAGGCCGATCAGACACTAATCGATGCCGCCGAAGCCTGCATCACTGAACTCAACCTCAACGCGGTTCGCGGCCTGGTTGTCAGCGGCGATGCCTTTATCAACGGCTCCGTCCCGCTGGCAAAAATTCGTCACCACTTCCCGCAGGCGGTGGCGGTTGAGATGGAAGCCACCGCGATTGCCCACGTTTGCCATAATTTCGGCACGCCGTTTGTCGTGGTGCGCGCGATCTCCGACGTGGCGGATCAGCAGTCTCACCTGAGCTTTGATGAGTTCCTGGTAGTGGCGGCGAAGCAGTCCACCCTGATGGTTGAGACCCTGGTGCAGAAGCTGGCGCGTGGCTAA